A single genomic interval of Arthrobacter methylotrophus harbors:
- the dnaB gene encoding replicative DNA helicase has product MSVTHLDSIEGGRTSDASRKPPQDIPAEQSVLGGMMLSKDAIADVVEIVRGHDFYRPAHETIYESIIDLYGRGEPADAVTVSDELTKRGEINRIGGPAYLHELIQTVPTAANAGYYAEIVAERAVLRRLVNAGTKIVQMGYGQDGEVEDLVNQAQAEIYAVAERRTAEDYVALKDVMESTVDEIEASGHRGEGMTGVPTGFYELDELTHGLHPGQMIVIAARPAVGKSTFALDFARSAAIKHNLATVMFSLEMGRNEIAMRLLSAEATIGLQDLRKGTIKDEQWSKIATTMGRMNDAPLFIDDSPNMSLMEIRAKCRRLKQQHDLKLVILDYLQLMSSGKKVESRQQEVSEFSRALKLLAKELQVPVIALSQLNRGSEQRQDKRPMVSDLRESGSIEQDADMVILLHREDVYDKESPRAGEADILIAKHRNGPTKDIVVAFQGHYSRFANMAGETGGGF; this is encoded by the coding sequence TTGTCAGTTACGCACTTGGATTCGATCGAGGGCGGCCGGACATCGGACGCCAGCCGCAAACCTCCTCAGGACATCCCCGCCGAGCAGTCGGTTCTTGGCGGCATGATGCTCTCCAAGGACGCCATCGCCGATGTCGTTGAAATCGTCCGCGGCCACGACTTCTACCGTCCAGCCCACGAGACCATCTACGAGTCCATCATCGACCTCTACGGCCGTGGTGAACCCGCCGATGCCGTCACGGTGTCCGATGAGCTGACAAAGCGCGGCGAGATCAACAGGATCGGCGGCCCCGCGTATCTGCATGAGCTCATCCAGACCGTGCCCACAGCGGCGAACGCTGGCTACTACGCCGAGATCGTCGCTGAACGCGCCGTCCTGCGCCGCCTCGTCAACGCTGGCACCAAGATCGTCCAGATGGGCTACGGCCAGGATGGAGAGGTAGAAGACCTGGTCAACCAGGCCCAGGCCGAGATCTACGCCGTGGCCGAACGCCGAACCGCGGAAGACTACGTGGCGCTCAAAGACGTCATGGAATCCACCGTTGACGAGATCGAGGCATCCGGCCACCGGGGGGAAGGCATGACAGGTGTCCCCACCGGGTTCTACGAACTCGACGAGCTCACCCACGGCCTGCACCCGGGCCAGATGATCGTCATCGCCGCACGCCCCGCCGTCGGTAAATCCACGTTCGCGCTCGACTTCGCTCGCTCTGCTGCGATCAAGCACAACCTTGCCACCGTGATGTTCTCCCTGGAAATGGGCCGGAACGAAATCGCGATGCGTCTATTGTCCGCGGAGGCCACCATCGGCCTTCAGGACCTCCGCAAGGGCACGATCAAGGATGAGCAGTGGTCCAAGATTGCGACCACAATGGGCCGAATGAACGATGCCCCGCTGTTCATCGACGACAGCCCCAACATGTCCCTGATGGAGATCAGGGCAAAGTGCCGTCGCCTCAAGCAGCAGCACGACCTCAAACTGGTGATCCTCGACTACCTCCAGCTCATGAGCTCCGGCAAGAAGGTGGAGTCCCGCCAGCAGGAAGTCTCCGAATTTTCGCGTGCCCTCAAACTTCTCGCCAAGGAACTCCAAGTCCCTGTCATCGCTCTCTCCCAGCTGAACCGTGGTTCGGAACAGCGGCAGGACAAGCGGCCCATGGTCTCGGACCTTCGAGAATCAGGATCCATCGAGCAGGATGCCGACATGGTCATCCTGCTTCACCGCGAAGACGTCTACGACAAGGAATCTCCCCGTGCCGGCGAAGCCGACATCCTCATCGCCAAGCACCGTAACGGCCCCACTAAGGACATCGTGGTTGCCTTTCAGGGCCACTACTCCCGGTTCGCGAACATGGCGGGCGAGACCGGCGGCGGGTTCTAA
- a CDS encoding acyl-CoA thioesterase: MSELPSHSVTLRFLASPTDVGHSGSVDAGTVLEWVDKAAYAAAVGWAKSYCVTAYVGNIHFADPVNSGDMVEVEATIVYTGRSSMHIRTIVTSGDPKGGAATMSSQCLVIFVAVGSDGRPVPVPQFEPSTPEETEQRDNTLARIAVREKIVEAMNAQEYTDAGTAERVVLRFMAAPTDVNWGGKVHGGIVMKWIDEAAYVCASRYSGKDTVAVFSGGVRFYRPLLIGDVVEVEARLVYTGNKGMHIAVHVRSGNPKSREMNLTTYCLTVMVARDESGTSVPIPPWVPKTDEDRRLHAHARELLEIRGRAPGNRLPDHLLTGG; encoded by the coding sequence ATGAGCGAGCTCCCCTCCCACTCCGTCACCTTGCGGTTCCTTGCTTCCCCCACCGACGTCGGACACAGCGGATCCGTCGACGCCGGCACAGTCCTTGAGTGGGTGGACAAGGCTGCTTATGCAGCAGCTGTTGGCTGGGCGAAGTCCTACTGCGTCACGGCGTACGTCGGCAACATCCATTTCGCCGATCCCGTGAACAGCGGCGACATGGTTGAGGTGGAAGCCACCATCGTCTACACGGGCCGCTCTTCCATGCATATCCGGACCATCGTGACCTCTGGCGACCCCAAGGGCGGGGCCGCCACGATGAGCAGCCAGTGTTTGGTGATCTTCGTTGCAGTCGGTTCCGACGGTCGCCCGGTTCCGGTCCCCCAGTTTGAGCCGTCGACGCCGGAGGAGACGGAGCAGCGCGACAACACCCTCGCGCGGATCGCCGTGCGGGAGAAGATCGTCGAAGCCATGAACGCCCAGGAATATACCGACGCCGGCACGGCCGAGCGCGTGGTCCTGCGCTTCATGGCAGCCCCCACCGACGTGAACTGGGGCGGGAAGGTCCACGGCGGCATCGTCATGAAGTGGATTGACGAGGCCGCCTATGTCTGCGCTTCCCGTTACAGCGGCAAGGACACCGTGGCCGTGTTCTCCGGCGGCGTGCGCTTCTACCGTCCCCTCTTGATCGGCGATGTAGTGGAAGTCGAAGCCCGGCTGGTTTACACCGGCAACAAGGGCATGCATATTGCCGTGCACGTGCGCTCAGGAAACCCGAAGAGCCGCGAGATGAACCTCACTACCTACTGCCTGACAGTTATGGTGGCAAGGGACGAGAGCGGAACGTCCGTTCCGATCCCGCCATGGGTCCCGAAAACCGACGAGGACCGGCGCCTGCACGCGCACGCCCGCGAGCTGCTCGAGATCCGCGGACGGGCTCCGGGAAACCGGCTGCCGGACCACTTGCTGACTGGCGGGTAG
- a CDS encoding DoxX family protein produces MNKSTLTNTALTVLRVIVGFIFAAHGWQKFNEFTITGTQAAFGKMGVPAADMVAPIVATLELVGGIALIAGVLARVFAALLALDMLGALFLVHAPAGLFADKGGYELVLALAAAAAAVALTGAGRISVDAAVFGRKGSRLGVLA; encoded by the coding sequence ATGAACAAGTCCACCCTGACCAACACAGCCCTTACCGTCCTGCGCGTCATCGTCGGCTTCATCTTCGCCGCGCATGGCTGGCAGAAATTCAACGAATTCACCATTACCGGCACCCAAGCCGCTTTCGGCAAGATGGGCGTCCCGGCCGCAGACATGGTGGCCCCGATCGTCGCTACCCTTGAGCTGGTCGGCGGCATCGCTCTCATCGCCGGTGTTCTGGCCCGCGTCTTCGCTGCACTCCTTGCGCTGGACATGCTCGGCGCCCTGTTCCTGGTCCACGCCCCCGCCGGCCTATTCGCAGACAAGGGCGGCTACGAATTGGTCCTGGCCCTCGCCGCCGCAGCGGCTGCAGTTGCACTGACCGGCGCCGGTCGGATCTCGGTAGACGCCGCGGTCTTCGGTCGGAAGGGTTCCAGGCTGGGCGTCCTCGCCTAG
- a CDS encoding type 1 glutamine amidotransferase domain-containing protein: MSLENIHVVIVTADFFEESEVIYPLYRLREAGATVTLAGPQGGPLAGKSGLRSLAADKSFEELEAGSFDAVLIPGGFAPDIVRRSEPVLRFLCSMNASGKPIGMICHGGWVGISAGIVAGRSLTSVPSIRIDLENAGATWIDQGVVEDGSLVTARVPDDMGAWMKAFVGLLERTTGK, from the coding sequence GTGTCCCTGGAGAACATCCACGTCGTAATTGTCACCGCCGACTTTTTCGAGGAGTCCGAAGTGATCTATCCGTTGTACAGACTTCGAGAAGCCGGGGCCACCGTCACGCTCGCGGGTCCCCAAGGTGGGCCGTTGGCGGGTAAATCCGGTCTTCGCTCTCTGGCCGCGGACAAGAGCTTCGAGGAACTGGAGGCGGGTTCTTTTGATGCCGTACTGATTCCGGGCGGCTTTGCGCCGGACATTGTCCGGCGGTCCGAGCCCGTGCTCCGGTTCCTATGCAGCATGAACGCCTCCGGCAAACCCATCGGCATGATTTGCCACGGGGGATGGGTGGGCATTTCCGCCGGAATAGTTGCCGGTCGAAGCCTGACCAGCGTTCCGTCCATCCGGATTGACCTGGAAAACGCGGGCGCGACTTGGATCGATCAGGGCGTTGTGGAGGACGGAAGCCTGGTGACAGCACGAGTGCCGGACGACATGGGCGCCTGGATGAAGGCATTCGTCGGCCTTTTGGAAAGGACCACGGGAAAATGA
- a CDS encoding PDR/VanB family oxidoreductase, with the protein MTDVTLQRPDGELDSLQESYPVRVIERRDVAEDTISLALKRIDGLDFPAWDPGAHIDVVLGTDGNGEALSRQYSLWGDPGNRSVWRIAILKDPKSRGGSVKVHETLAEGVRLTVKGPRNHFPLEPAGEYVFFAGGIGITPILPMVRAVAAKGQPWRLYFLARNRARLALLDEIALLPHGRVVLHCDEEAGLIDLPSITGELGPDADVYACGPGPLLDALENLSALGPWTFHCERFAAPASMPGSDERPFDVVMFKSGRTVHVPVGVSCLKVLRDNGADVDWSCGEGVCGTCETEVVEGTPDHRDAVLTPQERGANETMMPCVSRSKSARIILNI; encoded by the coding sequence ATGACTGACGTAACGCTCCAGCGCCCGGATGGAGAGCTTGACTCCCTCCAGGAGAGTTATCCGGTGCGGGTCATCGAACGCCGTGACGTGGCCGAGGACACCATTTCCCTGGCCCTGAAGCGAATCGATGGTCTCGACTTCCCCGCGTGGGATCCGGGTGCCCACATCGATGTGGTCCTGGGGACGGACGGCAACGGCGAAGCTCTCAGCCGCCAATACTCCCTGTGGGGGGATCCGGGGAACAGATCCGTCTGGCGAATTGCCATACTGAAGGATCCCAAGAGCCGAGGCGGGTCAGTAAAGGTTCATGAGACTCTGGCCGAGGGCGTCCGTTTAACCGTCAAGGGACCCCGCAATCATTTTCCATTGGAACCTGCCGGGGAGTATGTCTTCTTCGCGGGCGGAATCGGGATCACTCCCATTCTCCCTATGGTGCGTGCCGTCGCGGCGAAGGGTCAGCCGTGGCGACTGTATTTCTTGGCCCGGAACAGGGCCCGGCTCGCCCTCCTGGACGAGATCGCATTGCTGCCCCACGGCCGGGTTGTGTTGCACTGCGACGAAGAGGCCGGACTGATCGATCTTCCGTCCATCACAGGGGAGCTGGGTCCAGATGCCGACGTGTATGCCTGCGGCCCGGGCCCCCTGTTGGATGCTTTGGAGAACCTCTCGGCACTTGGTCCCTGGACATTCCACTGTGAGCGGTTCGCCGCCCCGGCCAGCATGCCAGGTTCCGATGAGCGTCCCTTCGACGTGGTCATGTTCAAGTCCGGCAGAACGGTTCACGTTCCGGTGGGGGTGTCCTGCCTTAAGGTGTTGCGCGACAACGGCGCCGACGTGGACTGGTCCTGCGGCGAGGGCGTCTGCGGGACATGCGAAACAGAGGTGGTGGAGGGCACGCCCGACCATCGAGATGCAGTGCTGACTCCCCAGGAGCGCGGGGCTAACGAAACCATGATGCCTTGTGTCTCACGTTCAAAGTCGGCCCGTATCATCCTGAACATCTGA
- a CDS encoding amidase translates to MNVFGPWPLLGLIDQLQSGQVSATDAVGKSLDRIHEVEDVVSAWVMVDADGALRDAAALDRIPPSERKPLHGVPIGVKDIIDVAGLPTRCGSILRQHHVAASDASLVRKLRTLGAIVMGKTVTTEFAYFSPGPTSNPNDARHTPGGSSSGSAAAVAAGMVPLALGSQTAASVARPAAYCGVAAHVTAPGDYPHAGITGLSSTLDAVGFFTAGIEDLRVVDRVGRGPAPVQAAPLQVRMWQPGSSFEVADDMASTLESAGEMLERSGLEVRGLNFDVQAEELVDAHMTVMAYESVRLRSEEAQHSESLSEPLRLLFRRGRTIEERAYISALKSIRELKSWLRSELQGALVLAPAAQSHAPVGLESTGNPLLSRPWQALGLPTVVVPGARGQSGMPLGHQFVGFPGQEGSLFAAGTRLESLWGI, encoded by the coding sequence GTGAATGTATTTGGACCGTGGCCATTGCTTGGTTTGATAGACCAGCTACAGTCGGGCCAGGTATCGGCAACGGACGCCGTGGGTAAGTCGCTGGACCGGATTCATGAAGTCGAAGACGTGGTCTCGGCATGGGTGATGGTGGACGCTGACGGCGCATTGAGGGATGCCGCCGCACTGGACCGGATTCCGCCTTCCGAAAGGAAGCCCCTCCACGGGGTCCCCATCGGAGTCAAAGACATTATCGATGTCGCCGGATTACCGACGCGGTGCGGCTCCATCCTCCGTCAACACCATGTGGCAGCTTCGGACGCCTCGTTGGTCCGGAAACTGCGGACCCTCGGGGCAATTGTCATGGGAAAGACCGTGACGACTGAATTCGCATACTTCAGTCCGGGGCCCACCTCAAACCCAAACGACGCCCGTCATACACCCGGAGGGTCCTCATCCGGGTCCGCTGCGGCCGTTGCAGCCGGCATGGTGCCCCTTGCCCTCGGCTCTCAAACTGCGGCATCAGTTGCCCGGCCGGCCGCGTACTGCGGGGTGGCGGCCCATGTGACAGCCCCTGGAGACTATCCTCACGCCGGCATTACCGGCTTGAGCAGCACTCTGGACGCCGTGGGATTTTTCACGGCCGGGATTGAGGATCTCAGGGTCGTCGACAGGGTAGGCCGGGGCCCTGCCCCGGTCCAGGCAGCACCGCTACAAGTTCGGATGTGGCAACCCGGCTCTTCGTTCGAAGTAGCGGATGACATGGCATCGACTCTAGAATCCGCGGGCGAGATGCTGGAAAGATCAGGTCTGGAAGTGCGCGGGCTGAACTTTGATGTTCAGGCCGAAGAGTTGGTGGATGCCCACATGACCGTCATGGCGTATGAGAGCGTGCGGCTTCGCTCGGAAGAGGCCCAGCATTCTGAGTCACTCAGCGAGCCGCTGCGTTTGCTCTTTAGGCGCGGCAGGACGATTGAGGAACGCGCGTACATCTCGGCTCTGAAGTCGATCCGGGAGCTGAAATCCTGGTTAAGGTCCGAGCTTCAAGGCGCGCTGGTCCTTGCACCTGCCGCACAGTCGCACGCCCCCGTTGGATTGGAATCGACGGGAAATCCACTGCTGAGCCGGCCATGGCAAGCACTGGGTCTCCCAACAGTCGTGGTGCCGGGCGCACGCGGGCAGTCGGGCATGCCGCTTGGACACCAATTCGTTGGTTTCCCGGGTCAAGAGGGGAGTCTCTTCGCTGCAGGGACGCGGCTTGAATCCTTGTGGGGGATCTGA
- a CDS encoding aromatic ring-hydroxylating dioxygenase subunit alpha, translated as MRSPIPVEAFDASCGDINEVVAFPPEAFTSPEFHEFEMDAVFGHEWLCIGRATDIPNKGDYFTVDALDEQLLIVRQSDGTIRAQSNVCRHRAMKLADGQGNARRFKCDYHSWVYGLDGVLQSAPDLNDNPCFVKSEVQLPEIRSEVWENFIFVTFDPDIPPLKERLSALAKYLTNWGIPHLKSATPQEFFPVDVNWKIFGDECYHCAHLHSKSWCPMYDTASERIDYDSPVNEPEKGVIAYDLISLEKDLSPTRTGKNLQPVLPDLTDDERRRLIYVTVAPNLLLIAMPDKVKYFMWLPTGPTTSVFSATWMYPESTLQKPGFEEEWKMEVEDLKEVMEEDVYAWTSVQKGMFSRNAPRGRYAPSEVVLVRLNEWLVEKYRAADAKARNAQTVQDADLAPAPVSAGV; from the coding sequence ATGCGCAGCCCCATACCCGTCGAGGCGTTCGATGCAAGTTGCGGAGACATCAACGAAGTAGTCGCCTTCCCTCCGGAGGCATTCACCTCACCCGAGTTCCACGAGTTTGAAATGGACGCCGTGTTCGGCCACGAATGGCTGTGCATTGGGCGCGCGACGGACATCCCGAACAAAGGTGACTACTTCACCGTTGACGCTCTGGATGAACAGCTTCTGATCGTCCGTCAGAGTGACGGAACCATTCGCGCGCAATCCAATGTCTGCCGCCACCGTGCCATGAAGCTGGCCGATGGGCAGGGAAACGCCCGACGGTTCAAGTGCGACTACCACTCGTGGGTCTACGGGCTGGACGGGGTCCTGCAATCTGCCCCGGATCTCAATGACAACCCCTGCTTCGTCAAGTCTGAGGTTCAACTCCCGGAGATCCGCTCCGAGGTCTGGGAAAACTTCATCTTTGTCACCTTTGACCCGGACATCCCGCCGTTGAAGGAACGGCTGTCGGCCCTCGCCAAGTACCTCACTAACTGGGGCATCCCCCACTTGAAGTCTGCAACGCCGCAGGAATTCTTCCCCGTCGATGTGAACTGGAAGATTTTCGGAGACGAGTGCTACCACTGCGCACATCTGCACTCCAAGAGCTGGTGCCCGATGTACGACACCGCCTCCGAACGCATCGACTACGACTCTCCGGTCAACGAACCGGAAAAGGGCGTCATTGCCTACGACCTGATCAGTCTGGAGAAGGATCTCTCACCTACAAGGACGGGCAAGAACCTTCAGCCGGTGCTCCCGGATCTGACAGATGACGAGCGTCGGCGCCTTATCTATGTCACGGTTGCCCCGAATCTGCTCTTGATCGCCATGCCGGACAAAGTGAAGTACTTCATGTGGCTACCGACAGGACCCACGACGTCGGTGTTCTCGGCCACGTGGATGTATCCCGAATCCACGCTTCAGAAGCCAGGCTTCGAAGAGGAGTGGAAGATGGAGGTTGAGGACCTCAAAGAAGTCATGGAGGAGGACGTCTACGCGTGGACATCAGTCCAGAAAGGGATGTTCTCCAGGAACGCCCCGCGGGGACGCTACGCACCCAGCGAGGTAGTTCTGGTCCGTTTGAATGAATGGCTTGTCGAAAAGTACCGTGCGGCCGACGCGAAGGCCCGCAATGCCCAGACTGTTCAGGACGCTGATCTGGCTCCAGCCCCGGTGAGTGCCGGGGTCTGA
- a CDS encoding NAD(P)-dependent oxidoreductase, translating to MAPKRIVVTGGSGRVGRYVLAELASNFEVVNADLSPADSGPKGGAVSDVEYVATDVMDLDAVRSALKGADAVIHLAAIDYDWNAAPEKYIRVNTLGTWNVLQAAQEHGLEKVVLCSSISACGLSEMRSDWTPQYLQVDEEHEIRPVQAYSLSKQIMENMGQAVSRGSDVSVICIRPMAVVLEESLEDFIQFIDDPDLKWLFYYIEAADLARAFRAAVEVEDIKFGTFFISADDTCHPEPTLEWYRRLFHEEPAETASSRGVFDINARASIFSSKAAKERLRWKPTTNFLELRERGGFSVPLSVDSKS from the coding sequence ATGGCACCCAAAAGAATAGTAGTTACGGGCGGATCAGGGCGTGTGGGGCGCTATGTACTGGCAGAATTGGCGTCGAACTTCGAAGTGGTCAACGCTGATCTTTCTCCGGCGGATAGCGGCCCCAAGGGGGGAGCGGTATCCGATGTGGAATATGTCGCCACCGATGTCATGGACCTCGACGCCGTCAGATCCGCCCTTAAAGGCGCCGACGCGGTAATTCACCTGGCCGCCATCGACTACGACTGGAACGCCGCTCCGGAGAAATACATTCGCGTCAACACGCTGGGCACATGGAATGTGTTGCAGGCGGCACAAGAGCACGGCTTGGAGAAAGTGGTCCTTTGCTCCAGCATTTCAGCTTGCGGCCTTTCGGAAATGCGATCCGATTGGACCCCCCAGTACCTTCAAGTCGACGAAGAACATGAGATCAGGCCGGTCCAGGCATATAGCCTCAGCAAACAAATCATGGAGAACATGGGCCAAGCCGTTTCACGGGGCAGCGATGTCTCCGTCATCTGCATCCGACCGATGGCTGTCGTTCTGGAGGAGTCACTCGAGGACTTCATCCAGTTCATTGACGACCCCGATCTTAAGTGGCTCTTCTACTACATCGAGGCCGCCGATCTGGCGCGGGCCTTCCGGGCAGCCGTTGAAGTTGAAGATATCAAGTTCGGAACGTTCTTCATCAGCGCTGATGACACTTGCCATCCTGAGCCGACCCTGGAATGGTACAGGCGCTTGTTCCACGAGGAACCTGCGGAAACCGCTAGCAGTCGGGGGGTTTTCGACATCAATGCGCGGGCCTCGATATTTTCCTCGAAAGCGGCAAAAGAACGACTTCGTTGGAAGCCCACCACCAATTTCCTCGAGCTTCGCGAAAGAGGCGGGTTCTCCGTTCCTCTGTCCGTGGATTCAAAGAGTTAG